The Candidatus Neomarinimicrobiota bacterium genomic sequence GATGGCCGAGGCGTCATAGATACGCTGCACCAGATCATCTGAGGCAGCCATCTGATGTTTCAGATCTCCGCCGGCGTTCAGATGGGCCCGGATTATATCGAAGGAGCTGCTCATCATATTATTCTCCATGGACCGCTTTCACAAAGGCTTCCAGCAGGTCTGTGTTGTCCGAATCTTCCAAAACATTCCCGGTGACGATAAAATCGGCACCGGCCAGGACTTTTTCCCGGGCAGTTTCAGGGGTCCGGATTCCGCCGCCGGTAATGACGGGTATTTGGACGTATTTTTTAATAGTGCTGATCATGGCATTGGGGACCGGCCGTTCAGCGCCGCTTCCCGCTTCCAGGTAGAGCATTTTAAAACCCAGCATCTCCCCGGCAAGGGCGTGGGCCAGTGCCAGTTCCGGTTTATGGGCCGGCAGGGGACGGGTTCCGCTGATGAATTCCGCGGTTGTCACCTTTCCCGATTCCACCAGCATATACCCCGTGGGGATGGTTTCCACGCCGGAACGCTTGATTTGAATAGCGGAGGTAACATGTTCGCCGATAAGCAAATTGGGATTCCGGCCGCTGATGACACTGATGTACAAAATGGCATCCACATGAGATGTTATCTGTCCGATAGAACCGGGAAAGAGAATCACGGGAATATCGGACGCTTCACGGAGCGCGATGAGTTTATCCGTAAATCCCTCATCGGTTATCAGGCTGCCGCCATAGAGGATGGCATCGGCACCGGCGCGGCTGATCACCCGTGCAAATTCCGCCGTTTCTTTCAAAGGCCGCGCATCGGGATCAATCAGAACCATGTATCCCGCCTGATATGTTTCCCGGGCTTTGAGTAAATGTTCGTAAACCGTCATAAGCTTCCCAGAAAATTGATCAGTTTATCCATCTGTTCTTTGGTCCGTTTTTCCGTTACCGCCAGAATCAGTTCATGCATCCTGTCAGGATAAAATTGTCCCACATGGACTCCCGCCAGAAAGCCCGCCTGTTCTGCCTGCCGGACCACTTCTGCCGCGGGAATACGGGTGTAAACGGTAAATTCTTTGAAGAACGGTTCGTCCGAAACCTTATCAAAACCCTTCAAAGCGGTGATTTTTTCGTGCAGATAGTGGGCTTTTTGGGTGCTCAGTTCGGCGACCTGCCGCAAACCGCATTTTCCCAACAGAGCCAGATAGACCGTTGCCGCCAGGGCATTGAGTCCCTGATTTGTACAGATATTGCTGGTGGCTTTTTCCCGGCGGATGTGCTGTTCACGGGTCTGGAGCGTCAGGACGAATCCCCGGCGGCCTTGTGTATCTTCCGTGGCACCGATTATCCGTCCCGGCATTTTCCGCACATATTTGCGGTCCGCCGCAAAAAGTCCCAGATACGGTCCGCCAAAGTTCAAATGGTTTCCCAGTGACTGTCCTTCGCCGAAAACAATGTCCGTTCCGTAATCTCC encodes the following:
- a CDS encoding geranylgeranylglyceryl/heptaprenylglyceryl phosphate synthase, with protein sequence MTVYEHLLKARETYQAGYMVLIDPDARPLKETAEFARVISRAGADAILYGGSLITDEGFTDKLIALREASDIPVILFPGSIGQITSHVDAILYISVISGRNPNLLIGEHVTSAIQIKRSGVETIPTGYMLVESGKVTTAEFISGTRPLPAHKPELALAHALAGEMLGFKMLYLEAGSGAERPVPNAMISTIKKYVQIPVITGGGIRTPETAREKVLAGADFIVTGNVLEDSDNTDLLEAFVKAVHGE